One genomic region from Nymphaea colorata isolate Beijing-Zhang1983 chromosome 10, ASM883128v2, whole genome shotgun sequence encodes:
- the LOC116263317 gene encoding phospho-2-dehydro-3-deoxyheptonate aldolase 2, chloroplastic-like, which yields MASLSAAASSSMLLQKPTELHQPSSTSLFTLKNIPTTVARRSLRVSAVHAEKVPAEGAAGKVKAAAAVAAAAAPPATSSKNWTLEGWKSKKALQLPEYPNQAELQAVLKTLESFPPIVFAGEARHLEERLAEAAMGNAFVLQGGDCAESFKEFNANNIRDTFRILLQMGAVLMFGGQMPVVKVGRMAGQFAKPRSDPFEERDGVKLPSYRGDNVNGDAFEEKARIPDPQRMIRAYTQSSATLNLLRAFATGGYAAMQRVTNWNLDFTDNSEQGDRYRELAHRVDEALGFMAAAGLTMDHPIMTTTEFWTSHECLLLPYEQALTREDSTTGLYYDCSAHMLWVGERTRQLDGAHVEFLRGVANPLGIKVSDKMNPSDLVKLIEILNPQNKPGRITVILRMGAENMRVKLPHLIRAVRRAGQIVTWVSDPMHGNTIKAPCGLKTRPFDAIRAEVRAFFDVHEQEGSHPGGVHLEMTGQNVTECIGGSSTVTFDDLSSRYHTHCDPRLNASQSLELAFIIAERLRKRRIGSQKLQGSPFPSAF from the exons ATGGCATCTCTGTCAGCTGCCGCCTCAAGCTCCATGCTCCTCCAGAAACCAACGGAGCTCCACCAACCTTCCTCCACCTCCCTATTCACCCTGAAGAACATCCCTACCACCGTCGCCAGGAGGAGCCTCAGGGTCTCCGCGGTCCATGCGGAGAAGGTGCCGGCAGAAGGAGCAGCGGGGAAGGTGAaggccgccgccgccgtcgccgccgctgctgcgccgccgGCTACTTCCAGCAAGAACTGGACCCTGGAGGGATGGAAGAGCAAGAAGGCCCTGCAGCTGCCGGAGTACCCGAACCAGGCAGAGCTGCAGGCCGTGTTGAAGACGCTGGAGTCGTTTCCCCCCATTGTGTTCGCAGGGGAGGCGAGGCATCTGGAAGAGAGGTTGGCTGAGGCCGCCATGGGCAATGCCTTCGTCCTTCAGGGCGGCGACTGCGCGGAGAGCTTCAAGGAGTTCAACGCCAACAACATCAGGGATACCTTCCGGATCCTGCTCCAGATGGGTGCCGTCCTCATGTTCGGAGGCCAGATGCCCGTCGTCAAG GTGGGGAGAATGGCAGGGCAATTTGCGAAGCCAAGGTCGGATCCGTTCGAGGAGAGGGACGGGGTGAAGCTGCCGAGCTACAGAGGGGACAACGTCAATGGGGATGCCTTCGAGGAGAAGGCGAGGATCCCGGATCCGCAGCGGATGATAAGGGCCTATACCCAGTCGTCGGCGACGCTCAACCTCCTGAGGGCCTTCGCCACCGGTGGCTACGCCGCCATGCAGAGGGTCACCAACTGGAACCTCGACTTCACTGACAACAGCGAGCAAGGCGACAG GTACCGGGAGCTGGCGCACAGGGTGGACGAGGCGCTGGGATTCATGGCAGCAGCCGGCTTGACGATGGACCACCCGATCATGACTACGACCGAGTTCTGGACATCGCACGAGTGCCTGCTGCTTCCCTATGAGCAGGCGCTGACCAGGGAGGACTCCACCACCGGCCTCTACTATGACTGCTCTGCTCACATGCTCTGGGTCGGCGAGCGCACCCGCCAACTCGACGGAGCCCACGTCGAGTTCTTGCGCGGGGTCGCCAATCCCCTGGGGATCAAG GTGAGTGATAAAATGAACCCCAGTGATCTGGTTAAGCTCATCGAGATCTTGAACCCCCAAAACAAGCCCGGGAGGATCACCGTAATCTTGAGAATGGGTGCTGAGAACATGAGGGTGAAGCTTCCACATCTCATAAGGGCGGTCCGCAGAGCAGGCCAGATTGTTACTTGGGTCAGTGACCCCATGCACGGCAACACCATTAAAGCTCCATGTGGTCTCAAAACCAGGCCTTTCGATGCCATCAGG GCTGAGGTGCGTGCTTTCTTTGATGTTCATGAGCAAGAGGGCAGCCATCCAGGAGGTGTTCATCTGGAGATGACTGGTCAGAATGTGACCGAGTGCATTGGTGGATCGAGTACCGTGACATTTGACGACTTGAGCTCACGGT
- the LOC116262135 gene encoding F-box protein FBW2-like, which produces MCGGGREAEELRSWEELVPDVIGLIFSKLSLRDLLMVVPRVCRSWAEVAAAPYCWQNIDIEEWCMMHSKLDQVDRMLRLLLPRSSGSLRQLSVYAVPDDNSFAFIADHASSLESLRIPKSQLSDAVVVQVAAKFQKLKLLDMSYCESIGAEALESFGRHCKSLVSVKRTMHPMGVLSKNPQDDEALAIARTMPQIKHLEMPYGLLTTAGVREILSACLELEFLDLRGCWYVRLQGEEWLTQRQKQGLKVLGPEVVDQFDLHYQEPCNDEEDDDDEWNSIGDEEFDSDWHLHDGADEMLDSYDGSADDVSDDYEEDQGLDGLGMRIYVPDTNHCVGWPATP; this is translated from the exons aTGTGTGGTGGTGGCAGGGAGGCAGAGGAATTGCGGTCTTGGGAGGAATTAGTTCCCGACGTGATTGGGCTGATCTTCAGCAAGCTTTCCCTGCGAGACTTACTGATGGTGGTGCCGAGGGTCTGCAGATCGTGGGCGGAGGTCGCCGCTGCTCCTTACTGCTGGCAAAATATCGATATCGAGGAATGGTGCATGATGCATAGCAAACTCGACCAGGTGGACCGGATGCTTCGCCTTCTCCTCCCCAGGAGCTCCGGTTCGCTCCGTCAGCTCTCCGTCTACGCCGTCCCGGACGACAATTCCTTCGCTTTCATAGCAGACCA TGCTTCTTCTCTGGAGAGCCTGCGAATCCCCAAAAGTCAATTAAGTGATGCCGTTGTTGTCCAAGTTGCTGCCAAGTTCCAGAAACTGAAGTTATTGGATATGAGTTACTGTGAGAGCATTGGGGCTGAAGCTCTGGAGTCTTTCGGCAGGCATTGCAAATCTCTAGTATCTGTGAAGAGGACAATGCATCCGATGGGGGTGTTGAGTAAGAACCCCCAAGACGATGAGGCGTTGGCGATTGCAAGGACCATGCCGCAGATCAAGCATTTAGAGATGCCGTATGGTCTGCTGACAACGGCGGGTGTTAGAGAGATCCTTTCGGCGTGCCTGGAGCTGGAGTTCCTGGATTTGAGAGGATGTTGGTATGTCAGATTGCAAGGGGAGGAATGGCTGACTCAGAGGCAGAAGCAAGGTTTGAAGGTTTTAGGACCAGAAGTGGTGGACCAATTTGATCTGCATTATCAGGAGCCTTGCAATGACgaggaggatgatgatgatgaatggAACTCAATTGGGGATGAAGAATTCGACTCGGATTGGCACCTCCATGATGGTGCGGATGAAATGCTGGACAGTTATGATGGAAGCGCTGATGATGTGTCGGATGATTATGAAGAGGATCAAGGGTTGGATGGTCTAGGCATGAGGATCTATGTTCCTGATACGAACCATTGCGTTGGTTGGCCTGCAACACCATGA
- the LOC116262136 gene encoding serine/threonine-protein kinase SAPK2-like gives MERYELVKDIGAGNFGVAKLVRDKRTRELFAVKYIERGQKIDENVQREIMNHRSLTHPNIVRFKEVLLTPTHLAIVMEYASGGELFERICNAGRFSEDEARFFFQQLISGVSYCHSMEICHRDLKLENTLLDGSTAPRVKICDFGYSKSAVLHSQPKSTVGTPAYIAPEVLARRQYDGKIADVWSCGVTLYVMLVGAYPFEDPEDPKNFKKTIGRILSAHYAIPNYVRISAECCHLLTRIFVANPEKRITIPEIKNHPWFLKNLPIELIEGEAAMYKDQEPDHSQQSMEEIMMVVQEARKPTDFPLLGCHLIGGSMDMDDMDADADIDIESSGDFVCAV, from the exons ATGGAACGGTATGAGCTTGTGAAGGATATTGGTGCCGGCAACTTTGGGGTCGCTAAGCTGGTCAGAGACAAGAGAACAAGAGAGTTGTTTGCCGTCAAGTACATCGAGAGAGGGCAGAAG ATTGATGAAAATGTTCAGAGGGAGATCATGAACCACAGGTCTTTGACGCACCCCAACATAGTTCGGTTTAAGGAG GTTCTGCTTACGCCAACTCATCTAGCCATAGTAATGGAATATGCCTCTGGTGGTGAGCTTTTCGAGAGGATATGCAATGCTGGGAGATTCAGTGAGGATGAG GCgagattttttttccaacaacTGATATCAGGAGTCAGCTACTGCCATTCCATG GAAATCTGCCATAGAGATCTCAAACTTGAGAACACTCTCTTGGATGGAAGCACGGCACCTCGTGTTAAAATTTGTGACTTCGGCTACTCAAAG TCGGCTGTTTTGCATTCTCAGCCTAAGTCAACAGTGGGAACGCCAGCATACATAGCCCCGGAGGTTTTAGCCCGACGTCAGTATGATGGAAAG ATTGCAGATGTTTGGTCTTGTGGAGTCACCCTGTATGTGATGCTTGTTGGTGCATATCCCTTTGAAGATCCAGAAGACccaaagaactttaaaaagACAATTGGG CGGATACTCAGTGCCCACTATGCCATTCCAAACTATGTGCGTATTTCTGCTGAATGCTGCCATCTGCTTACCCGGATATTTGTTGCTAATCCTGAGAAG AGAATAACTATTCCTGAGATAAAAAACCATCCATGGTTTCTAAAGAACTTGCCCATAGAATTGATAGAAGGAGAAGCAGCAATGTATAAGGATCAAGAACCAGACCATTCTCAACAAAGCATGGAAGAGATCATGATGGTTGTGCAAGAAGCACGGAAACCTACAGACTTTCCACTGCTTGGTTGTCACCTAATTGGTGGTAGCATGGATATGGATGATATGGATGCTGATGCTGATATTGATATTGAAAGCAGTGGAGATTTTGTGTGTGCAGTGTGA